In Pseudomonas alcaliphila JAB1, a single window of DNA contains:
- the topA gene encoding type I DNA topoisomerase — protein MGKSLVIVESPAKAKTINKYLGSQYVVKSSIGHIRDLPTSGSASATKEPAKRGKAAAGEAPALSPKEKAKRQLFSRMGVDPEHGWKAKYEILPGKEKVIEELRRLAKDADTIYLATDLDREGEAIAWHLRESIGGDDSRYKRVVFNEITKKAIQEAFSKPGELDINRVNAQQARRFLDRVVGYMVSPLLWAKIARGLSAGRVQSVAVKLVVAREKEIRAFVPEEYWEVHADLGTAKNAKVRFEVVRESGAAFKPVNEAQAMAALEKLKASSYSVVKREDRPTSSKPSAPFITSTLQQAASNRLGFGVKKTMMMAQRLYEAGYITYMRTDSTNLSNDAVEMVRGFIGSEYGDKYLPGKPNLYSSKEGAQEAHEAIRPSDVNLRPTQLSGMERDAERLYDLIWRQFVACQMPPAEYLSTSVTVAAGDFELRAKGRILKFDGYTRVLPQQSKPGEDDVLPEMKEGEGLKLIQLDPSQHFTKPPARYSEASLVKELEKRGIGRPSTYAAIISTIQDRGYVTVHNRRFYAEKMGDIVTERLDESFANLMDYSFTATMEEHLDDVAQGEREWKHLLDEFYGDFKKKLEVAEAGEGGMRANQPTLTDIPCRECGRPMMIRTASTGVFLGCSGYALPPKERCKATINLVPGDEIAADDEGESESLVLLGKHRCPICATAMDAYLLDETRKLHICGNNPDCSGYEIEQGQYRIKGYEGPSLECDKCGSQMQLKTGRFGKFFGCTNASCKNTRKLLKNGEAAPPKMDKVDMPELKCEKVDDTYVLRDGASGLFLAASQFPKNRETRAPLVLEIVPHKHEIDPKYHFLCDAPQKDPDGRPAVIRYSRKTKEQYVQSEVDGKPTGWRAFYDGGKWKVEDKR, from the coding sequence ATGGGCAAATCGCTGGTCATCGTGGAATCCCCGGCCAAGGCCAAGACCATCAACAAGTATCTGGGCAGCCAGTACGTGGTGAAGTCGAGCATCGGCCACATCCGTGACCTGCCTACCAGCGGCTCGGCAAGTGCCACCAAGGAGCCTGCCAAGCGCGGCAAGGCTGCTGCTGGTGAAGCGCCTGCGCTGTCGCCCAAGGAAAAGGCCAAACGCCAGCTGTTCAGCCGTATGGGCGTCGACCCCGAGCACGGCTGGAAGGCCAAGTACGAGATCCTGCCCGGCAAGGAAAAGGTGATCGAAGAACTGCGCCGCCTGGCCAAGGATGCCGACACCATCTATCTCGCAACCGACTTGGATCGCGAAGGGGAAGCCATTGCCTGGCACCTGCGCGAATCCATCGGTGGTGATGACAGCCGCTACAAGCGCGTGGTGTTCAACGAGATCACCAAGAAGGCGATTCAGGAAGCCTTCTCCAAGCCGGGCGAGCTGGACATCAACCGCGTCAACGCCCAGCAGGCGCGGCGCTTCCTCGACCGCGTGGTGGGCTACATGGTCTCGCCGCTGCTGTGGGCCAAGATCGCCCGTGGCCTGTCTGCCGGTCGTGTGCAGTCGGTGGCCGTGAAGCTGGTCGTTGCACGCGAGAAAGAGATTCGCGCCTTCGTCCCGGAAGAATACTGGGAAGTGCACGCCGACCTCGGCACCGCGAAGAACGCCAAGGTGCGTTTCGAGGTGGTGCGCGAAAGTGGCGCAGCCTTCAAGCCGGTCAATGAAGCGCAGGCCATGGCCGCGCTGGAGAAGCTCAAGGCTTCCAGCTACAGCGTGGTCAAGCGCGAAGACCGCCCGACCAGCAGCAAGCCGTCGGCGCCCTTCATTACCTCCACCCTGCAGCAGGCGGCGAGCAACCGCCTGGGCTTCGGCGTGAAGAAAACCATGATGATGGCTCAGCGTTTGTACGAAGCGGGCTACATCACCTATATGCGTACCGACTCGACCAACCTGTCGAACGACGCGGTAGAGATGGTGCGTGGCTTCATCGGCAGCGAGTACGGCGACAAGTACCTGCCGGGCAAGCCCAACCTGTATTCGAGCAAGGAAGGCGCCCAGGAGGCGCACGAAGCGATTCGTCCGTCCGACGTCAATCTGCGCCCGACCCAGCTGTCCGGCATGGAGCGTGATGCCGAGCGCCTGTATGACCTGATCTGGCGTCAGTTCGTCGCCTGCCAGATGCCGCCGGCCGAGTACTTGTCCACCAGCGTTACCGTTGCCGCTGGCGATTTCGAGCTGCGTGCCAAGGGTCGCATCCTCAAGTTCGACGGTTACACCCGTGTGCTGCCGCAGCAGAGCAAGCCGGGCGAGGACGATGTCCTGCCGGAAATGAAGGAAGGCGAGGGCCTCAAGCTGATCCAGCTCGACCCCAGCCAGCACTTCACCAAGCCGCCGGCGCGCTACTCCGAAGCCAGCCTGGTCAAAGAGCTGGAAAAGCGCGGCATCGGCCGCCCGTCCACCTACGCGGCGATCATTTCCACCATCCAGGATCGCGGCTACGTCACGGTGCACAACCGTCGCTTCTATGCCGAGAAGATGGGCGACATCGTCACCGAGCGTCTCGACGAAAGCTTCGCCAACCTGATGGATTACAGCTTTACTGCCACCATGGAAGAACATCTCGACGATGTGGCCCAGGGCGAGCGCGAGTGGAAGCACCTGCTCGACGAGTTCTACGGTGATTTCAAGAAGAAGCTCGAAGTGGCCGAGGCGGGTGAGGGCGGCATGCGCGCCAACCAGCCGACGCTGACCGACATCCCCTGCCGCGAATGCGGCCGGCCGATGATGATCCGCACCGCCTCCACTGGCGTGTTCCTCGGTTGCTCGGGCTATGCGCTGCCACCGAAGGAGCGCTGCAAGGCCACCATCAACCTGGTGCCGGGCGATGAGATCGCAGCCGATGATGAGGGCGAGTCCGAGTCGCTGGTGTTGCTGGGCAAGCATCGCTGCCCGATCTGCGCCACGGCCATGGATGCTTATCTGCTGGATGAAACCCGCAAGCTGCACATCTGCGGCAACAATCCCGATTGCAGCGGCTACGAGATCGAGCAGGGCCAGTACCGCATCAAGGGCTACGAAGGCCCGAGCCTGGAGTGCGACAAGTGCGGTAGCCAGATGCAGCTCAAGACCGGCCGTTTCGGCAAGTTCTTCGGTTGCACCAATGCCAGCTGCAAGAACACCCGCAAGTTGCTCAAGAACGGTGAAGCGGCGCCGCCGAAGATGGACAAAGTGGATATGCCGGAGCTCAAGTGCGAGAAGGTGGACGACACCTACGTGCTGCGCGACGGCGCATCGGGCCTGTTCCTCGCTGCCAGCCAGTTCCCCAAGAACCGCGAGACGCGTGCGCCGCTGGTGCTGGAGATCGTCCCGCACAAGCATGAGATCGACCCCAAGTACCACTTCCTCTGCGATGCCCCGCAGAAGGACCCCGATGGTCGTCCAGCGGTGATTCGCTACAGCCGCAAGACCAAGGAGCAGTACGTGCAGTCCGAGGTCGATGGCAAACCCACCGGCTGGCGCGCGTTCTACGATGGCGGCAAATGGAAGGTCGAGGACAAGCGCTAG
- a CDS encoding DUF6586 family protein — protein sequence MAKEIYTRTNQKIFFAGIALDNWRKAEASSAFNVQALVQAEREAALFHLYGGLLGLCHEIAGYYRMNDVTPSRVESFVQQAVLDGSPSPELAELVELAQQRETWLAELLAAYAALFQPPREERKAKVDPSMPLITAVSLGEEPAELSLDDVDAWRQQLKALVLRFREGLSEC from the coding sequence ATGGCCAAAGAAATCTATACCCGTACCAACCAGAAGATTTTCTTCGCCGGTATTGCCCTGGATAACTGGCGCAAGGCCGAAGCGTCCTCCGCGTTCAATGTGCAGGCACTGGTGCAGGCCGAGCGAGAAGCCGCGCTGTTTCACCTGTACGGTGGACTGCTCGGGCTGTGTCATGAGATTGCCGGCTATTACCGCATGAACGACGTTACGCCTTCGCGTGTCGAGTCCTTCGTACAACAGGCGGTGCTTGACGGCTCGCCCAGCCCTGAGCTGGCCGAGTTGGTCGAATTGGCGCAGCAGCGCGAAACCTGGCTGGCCGAGTTGCTGGCGGCCTATGCTGCGTTGTTCCAGCCGCCGCGTGAGGAGCGCAAGGCCAAGGTCGATCCGTCCATGCCGCTGATCACCGCTGTCAGCCTTGGCGAAGAGCCGGCCGAGCTGAGCCTCGATGATGTCGATGCCTGGCGTCAGCAACTCAAGGCGTTGGTGCTGCGTTTCCGCGAAGGCCTCAGCGAGTGCTGA
- the sulA gene encoding SOS-induced cell division inhibitor SulA, whose product MYVQQSFERPQLPLFDAFLAGTSSEPRLATNDITRSEDDQAFSELALRGAAGHCLHLLAPILRELSENQDARWLTLVAPPASLTQSWLREAGLNRERILLLHPRLGQNALALAEEALKLGLSHTVISWLHPVENSTRQRLAQAANTGGAQSLNISLG is encoded by the coding sequence ATGTACGTGCAGCAGTCGTTCGAGCGCCCACAACTTCCCCTTTTCGACGCCTTTCTTGCCGGAACGTCGAGCGAGCCACGGTTAGCGACCAATGACATCACTCGTAGCGAGGATGATCAGGCGTTCAGCGAACTGGCCCTGCGTGGCGCTGCCGGTCACTGCCTGCACTTGCTGGCCCCGATTCTACGCGAGCTGAGCGAGAACCAGGATGCGCGCTGGCTGACCCTGGTGGCACCACCAGCAAGCCTTACGCAAAGCTGGCTGCGCGAAGCTGGCCTGAACCGTGAACGCATCCTGCTGCTGCATCCACGGCTGGGGCAGAATGCCCTGGCACTGGCGGAAGAAGCCCTGAAGCTCGGGCTTAGCCATACCGTGATCAGCTGGTTGCATCCGGTCGAGAACAGCACTCGCCAGCGCCTTGCGCAGGCCGCCAATACCGGCGGGGCGCAAAGCCTGAATATCAGCCTGGGCTAA
- a CDS encoding peptidoglycan binding protein CsiV, translating to MRPLHLIALLLCLLAPSAFAERLYQVELLVFRQAGEPVFAPKVAPDDWAGTALPITGNERPTTLDGEAAKLNPGSGYQVLLHKAWSQTIGSSPSRVAVSSGEERFGHHVIEGTLSFTQERFADLDLELWINQFSVDGLLESSEHMKVAQRLKDNSLTYLDHGSLGALVRISPL from the coding sequence ATGCGCCCATTGCACCTGATCGCCCTGCTGCTCTGCCTGTTGGCACCGAGTGCTTTTGCCGAACGTCTTTACCAGGTCGAACTGCTGGTCTTCCGCCAGGCCGGCGAGCCCGTCTTCGCCCCCAAGGTGGCACCGGACGACTGGGCGGGCACGGCATTGCCGATCACCGGCAACGAACGCCCGACAACGCTAGATGGCGAGGCGGCCAAGCTCAATCCGGGCAGCGGTTATCAGGTATTGCTGCACAAGGCCTGGAGCCAGACCATCGGCAGCTCGCCGAGCCGAGTGGCCGTCAGCAGCGGTGAAGAGCGCTTCGGCCATCATGTGATCGAAGGCACCCTGAGCTTTACTCAGGAGCGCTTTGCCGACCTGGACCTGGAGCTGTGGATCAACCAATTCAGCGTCGACGGCCTGCTCGAGAGCAGCGAGCACATGAAAGTGGCCCAGCGCCTGAAGGACAACAGCCTGACCTACCTGGACCATGGCAGCCTGGGCGCACTGGTACGCATCAGCCCGCTCTGA
- the nagZ gene encoding beta-N-acetylhexosaminidase, with protein sequence MQGSLMMDIAGTWLTAEDRQMLRQPEVGGLIIFARNIESPRQVRELCQSIRALRPDLLLAVDQEGGRVQRLRQGFLRLPAMRAIADNDNAEVLAEHCGWLMATEVLAVGLDLSFAPVLDLDHQRSAVVGSRAFEGDPQRATTLAAAFIRGMHQAGMAATGKHFPGHGWAEADSHVAIPLDERSLDDIRACDMQPFKRLVHELDAVMPAHVIYSQVDEQPAGFSRRWLQDILRGELGFEGVIFSDDLSMAGAHVVGDAGKRIEAALAAGCDMGLVCNDRASAELALSALQRLRVTPPARLERMRGRGHATTEYRQAPRWLTAVAALRAAQLLD encoded by the coding sequence ATGCAAGGCTCTTTGATGATGGACATCGCTGGCACCTGGTTGACCGCCGAGGATCGCCAGATGCTGCGCCAGCCCGAAGTGGGCGGTCTGATCATTTTTGCCCGCAATATCGAATCGCCGCGCCAGGTTCGCGAGCTATGCCAGAGTATCCGTGCCCTGCGCCCGGATCTGCTGCTGGCGGTGGATCAGGAAGGTGGCCGGGTACAGCGACTGCGCCAGGGCTTTCTGCGTCTGCCGGCGATGCGCGCCATCGCCGACAACGACAATGCCGAGGTGCTGGCGGAGCATTGCGGCTGGCTGATGGCCACCGAGGTGTTGGCAGTTGGCCTGGATCTGAGTTTCGCGCCGGTACTGGATCTCGACCACCAGCGCAGTGCGGTGGTAGGCAGTCGCGCTTTCGAGGGTGATCCGCAGCGGGCCACCACGCTGGCGGCCGCTTTCATCCGCGGCATGCATCAGGCGGGGATGGCCGCTACCGGCAAACACTTCCCCGGGCACGGCTGGGCCGAGGCGGACTCTCATGTCGCCATCCCGCTCGACGAGCGCAGTCTCGATGATATCCGCGCTTGCGACATGCAGCCGTTCAAGCGTCTGGTGCACGAGCTCGATGCAGTGATGCCGGCGCATGTCATCTATTCTCAGGTTGACGAGCAACCGGCTGGCTTCTCCCGTCGCTGGCTGCAGGACATCTTGCGCGGTGAGCTGGGCTTCGAGGGTGTGATTTTCAGCGACGATCTGTCCATGGCCGGCGCCCATGTGGTCGGCGATGCCGGCAAGCGTATCGAGGCGGCCCTGGCTGCGGGGTGCGATATGGGCCTGGTGTGCAATGACCGTGCTTCGGCCGAGCTGGCGCTCAGCGCCTTGCAGCGTCTGCGAGTGACACCGCCTGCGCGCCTCGAGCGCATGCGTGGCCGTGGTCACGCCACTACCGAATACCGCCAGGCGCCACGCTGGCTTACTGCTGTGGCGGCCCTGAGAGCTGCCCAGTTGCTCGACTGA
- the fadA gene encoding acetyl-CoA C-acyltransferase FadA: MSLNPRDAVIVDFGRTPMGRSKGGMHRNTRAETMSAHLISKVLERNAKIDPAEVEDVIWGCVNQTLEQGWNIARMASLMTQIPHTSAGQTVSRLCGSSMSALHTAVQAIQTGNGDVFVVGGVEHMGHVGMMHGVDPNPHLSLYAAKASGMMGLTAEMLGKMHGISREAQDAFGERSHRLAHKATVEGKFKDEIIPMQGFDENGFLKVYDFDETIRPETTLESLAALKPAFNPKGGTVTAGTSSQITDGASCMIVMSAQRAQDLGIQPMAVVRAMAVAGVDPAIMGYGPVPSTQKALKRAGLSMADIDFVELNEAFAAQALPVLKDLKLLDKMEEKVNLHGGAIALGHPFGCSGARISGTLLNVMKQNGGTFGVSTMCVGLGQGITTVFERV, from the coding sequence ATGAGCCTGAATCCTAGAGATGCAGTGATCGTCGACTTCGGTCGTACCCCGATGGGTCGTTCCAAGGGCGGCATGCACCGCAATACCCGCGCCGAGACCATGTCCGCGCACCTGATCAGCAAAGTGCTGGAGCGCAACGCCAAGATCGACCCGGCTGAAGTCGAGGACGTGATCTGGGGCTGCGTCAACCAGACCCTGGAGCAGGGCTGGAACATCGCGCGCATGGCGTCGCTGATGACCCAGATCCCGCACACCAGTGCCGGCCAGACCGTCAGCCGCCTGTGCGGCTCGTCGATGAGCGCCCTGCACACTGCCGTGCAGGCGATCCAGACCGGCAACGGCGACGTGTTCGTCGTCGGCGGTGTGGAGCACATGGGCCACGTCGGCATGATGCACGGTGTCGACCCGAACCCGCACCTGTCGCTGTACGCCGCCAAGGCGTCCGGCATGATGGGCCTGACCGCAGAAATGCTGGGCAAGATGCATGGCATCAGCCGCGAGGCGCAGGACGCCTTCGGTGAGCGCTCGCACCGTCTGGCGCACAAGGCCACCGTCGAAGGCAAGTTCAAGGATGAAATCATCCCGATGCAAGGCTTTGATGAGAACGGCTTCCTCAAGGTGTACGACTTCGACGAAACCATTCGTCCGGAAACCACCCTCGAGAGCCTGGCTGCGCTGAAACCTGCGTTCAACCCGAAAGGCGGCACCGTGACTGCAGGTACTTCCTCGCAGATCACCGACGGCGCCTCCTGCATGATCGTCATGAGCGCCCAGCGCGCCCAGGATCTGGGCATCCAGCCGATGGCCGTGGTTCGCGCCATGGCCGTTGCCGGTGTCGATCCGGCGATCATGGGTTACGGCCCGGTGCCGTCCACTCAGAAGGCGCTCAAGCGTGCCGGTCTGAGCATGGCTGACATCGATTTCGTCGAGCTCAACGAAGCCTTCGCCGCCCAGGCCCTGCCTGTGCTGAAGGACCTGAAACTGCTCGACAAGATGGAAGAGAAGGTCAACCTGCACGGCGGCGCGATCGCCCTGGGTCACCCCTTCGGTTGTTCCGGTGCCCGTATCTCCGGTACCCTGCTCAACGTCATGAAACAGAACGGCGGCACCTTTGGTGTCTCCACCATGTGCGTGGGCCTTGGCCAAGGCATCACCACCGTCTTCGAGCGCGTTTAA
- a CDS encoding TetR/AcrR family transcriptional regulator, with translation MAQSETVERILDAAEQLFAEKGFAETSLRLITSKAGVNLAAVNYHFGSKKALIQAVFSRFLGPFCASLEKELDRRQAKSETQVSLEELLELLVEQALAVKPRSGNDLSIFMRLLGLAFSQSQGHLRKYLEEVYGKVFRRYMLLVHEAAPRIPPLELFWRVHFMLGAAAFSMSGIKALRAMAETDFGVNTSIEQVMRMMVPFLAAGMRSETGVADPALAGAQLKPRSKTPSAAPKV, from the coding sequence ATGGCTCAGTCGGAAACCGTTGAACGCATTCTCGATGCTGCGGAACAGCTGTTCGCGGAAAAAGGCTTCGCCGAGACATCCCTGCGTCTTATCACCAGCAAGGCCGGGGTCAACCTGGCTGCCGTCAATTACCACTTCGGTTCGAAGAAGGCGCTGATTCAGGCGGTCTTCTCGCGTTTCCTCGGGCCGTTCTGTGCCAGTCTGGAAAAGGAACTTGATCGCCGTCAGGCCAAGTCCGAAACCCAGGTTTCCCTGGAAGAGCTGCTCGAATTGCTGGTCGAGCAGGCCCTGGCCGTTAAGCCGCGCAGCGGCAATGACCTGTCCATCTTCATGCGCCTGCTCGGTTTGGCCTTCAGCCAGAGTCAGGGACACCTGCGCAAGTACCTGGAAGAGGTCTACGGCAAGGTTTTCCGTCGTTACATGCTGCTGGTGCATGAGGCTGCGCCGCGCATTCCACCGCTTGAGCTGTTCTGGCGCGTGCACTTCATGCTCGGCGCCGCGGCGTTCAGTATGTCCGGTATCAAGGCGCTGCGGGCGATGGCCGAGACCGATTTTGGCGTCAACACCTCGATCGAGCAGGTGATGCGCATGATGGTGCCGTTCCTGGCTGCAGGCATGCGTTCTGAGACTGGGGTTGCCGACCCCGCCTTGGCTGGCGCGCAACTCAAACCGCGCAGCAAGACACCGAGCGCCGCGCCCAAGGTTTGA
- a CDS encoding L,D-transpeptidase: MSDLDLLHISIADQALYGFRAGRLLLSLPVSTAFNGVGELNGSGCTPRGLHQVRAKIGAGLPLAAVLRGRRWTGEVWSPELHEQFPGRDWILTRILWLSGLEPGRNRLGEVDTFRRYIYLHGTPDTEPMGTPLSHGCIRLRNADMLALFERVPPHCKVRIDEAPCPQWAADQDFT, from the coding sequence ATGTCCGATCTCGATTTACTCCATATCTCCATTGCCGACCAGGCGCTTTACGGCTTTCGTGCTGGGCGGCTGCTGCTGAGCTTGCCTGTCTCCACGGCGTTCAATGGGGTGGGTGAACTTAACGGTTCAGGCTGTACGCCGCGCGGGCTGCATCAGGTACGCGCGAAGATCGGCGCAGGTTTGCCTCTGGCCGCCGTATTGCGCGGTCGTCGCTGGACAGGGGAGGTGTGGTCACCTGAGCTGCACGAGCAGTTTCCTGGCCGCGACTGGATTCTCACCCGTATTCTCTGGCTAAGCGGTCTTGAGCCGGGGCGCAATCGCCTGGGCGAGGTCGATACCTTTCGCCGTTACATTTATCTGCATGGCACACCGGATACGGAACCCATGGGGACGCCGTTGTCCCATGGCTGCATTCGTTTGCGTAACGCCGACATGCTGGCGCTTTTCGAGCGCGTACCGCCGCACTGCAAGGTGCGTATCGATGAGGCGCCCTGCCCGCAGTGGGCTGCAGACCAAGACTTCACGTAA
- a CDS encoding S-methyl-5'-thioinosine phosphorylase, giving the protein MTVYAIIGGTGLTQLEGLTIHEALPLDTPYGAPSADILRGSYAGREVLFLARHGQPHRIPPHQVNYRANLWALKQAGAKAIVAVNAVGGIHAAMGAGHFCVPHQIIDYTSGRAHTFYEGDLEHVTHVDFSQPYDKQLREALVAALRAENAAFSDHGIYGCTQGPRLETAAEIARMERDGCDLVGMTGMPEAVLARELVLPYACLALVVNPAAGKSSALITMAEIERVIEQSMGTVKAVLARVLSN; this is encoded by the coding sequence ATGACTGTCTACGCCATTATCGGCGGCACCGGCCTGACTCAGCTGGAAGGGTTGACGATTCACGAAGCGCTGCCGCTGGATACCCCTTACGGGGCGCCCTCCGCCGATATCCTGCGGGGCAGTTACGCCGGGCGCGAAGTGCTGTTTCTCGCCCGCCATGGCCAGCCGCACCGGATTCCACCGCATCAGGTGAACTACCGGGCCAACCTCTGGGCGCTCAAGCAGGCCGGCGCCAAGGCCATTGTCGCGGTCAATGCGGTGGGGGGGATTCATGCTGCCATGGGCGCTGGGCATTTCTGCGTGCCACATCAGATCATCGATTACACCTCCGGGCGTGCGCACACCTTTTACGAAGGCGATCTGGAGCACGTGACCCACGTCGATTTCAGCCAGCCGTACGACAAGCAGTTGCGTGAGGCGTTGGTGGCGGCGCTGCGGGCCGAAAATGCGGCATTCAGCGATCACGGAATCTATGGCTGCACTCAGGGGCCGCGACTGGAAACGGCGGCGGAAATCGCCCGCATGGAGCGCGATGGCTGCGACCTGGTAGGCATGACTGGCATGCCCGAAGCGGTATTGGCGCGCGAATTGGTGCTGCCCTATGCCTGCCTGGCGCTGGTGGTGAATCCGGCGGCGGGTAAATCCAGCGCCTTGATCACCATGGCCGAGATCGAGCGAGTGATCGAGCAGAGCATGGGGACGGTCAAGGCGGTGTTGGCACGCGTGCTGAGTAACTAG
- a CDS encoding DUF1653 domain-containing protein yields MQLQPGLYRHYKGPQYRVFGVARHSESEEEVVVYQALYGEFGLWVRPLSMFCEEIEVDGERVPRFALIQAEVSPIGASQV; encoded by the coding sequence ATGCAGTTGCAGCCAGGACTCTATCGTCACTACAAAGGCCCGCAGTACCGTGTATTCGGTGTGGCGCGCCATTCCGAGAGCGAGGAAGAGGTGGTCGTCTACCAGGCGCTGTACGGCGAGTTTGGCTTGTGGGTAAGGCCGCTGAGCATGTTCTGTGAAGAGATCGAAGTGGACGGCGAGCGCGTTCCACGCTTTGCTTTGATTCAGGCCGAAGTCAGCCCCATCGGCGCTTCGCAAGTCTGA
- the lexA gene encoding transcriptional repressor LexA — protein MLKLTPRQAEILAFIKRCLEDNGYPPTRAEIAQELGFKSPNAAEEHLKALARKGAIEMTPGASRGIRIPGFEAGAANEDAGLPVIGRVAAGAPILAQQHVEESCQINPAFFQPKADYLLRVRGMSMKDIGIFDGDLLAVHTTREARNGQIVVARIDDEVTVKRFKREGNKVWLIAENPEFAPIEVDLEHQDLVIEGLSVGVIRR, from the coding sequence ATGCTGAAACTGACGCCACGCCAAGCCGAGATTCTCGCCTTCATCAAACGCTGCCTGGAAGACAACGGCTACCCACCCACCCGCGCGGAAATCGCTCAGGAACTGGGGTTCAAATCGCCCAACGCCGCAGAAGAGCACCTCAAGGCCCTCGCCCGCAAGGGGGCTATCGAGATGACTCCAGGCGCTTCACGCGGCATTCGCATTCCCGGCTTCGAGGCAGGTGCCGCGAACGAGGATGCGGGCCTCCCGGTAATCGGCCGTGTCGCCGCCGGCGCACCGATCCTTGCACAGCAACATGTCGAGGAATCCTGCCAGATCAATCCGGCATTCTTTCAGCCCAAAGCCGACTATCTACTGCGTGTACGCGGCATGAGCATGAAAGACATCGGCATCTTCGATGGCGATCTGCTCGCCGTGCACACCACCCGTGAAGCCCGTAATGGCCAGATTGTCGTCGCCCGTATCGACGATGAAGTGACGGTCAAACGCTTCAAGCGCGAGGGCAACAAGGTCTGGCTGATTGCCGAGAATCCTGAGTTTGCCCCGATCGAAGTGGACCTGGAACACCAGGATCTGGTCATCGAAGGTTTGAGCGTCGGTGTAATCCGCCGCTGA